A window from Spiroplasma endosymbiont of Aspidapion aeneum encodes these proteins:
- the alaS gene encoding alanine--tRNA ligase — MKNLKANQVRKMWIDFFVKKGHYFLEPVSLVPNDDPSLLWINSGVATLKPFFEGREEPPHKNLTNYQKCIRTNDIDNVGITARHQTMFEMLGNFSIGGYFKNEAIHFAWELLTSEKWFGLDKEKLFITVFEEDKEAYDIWNKELNVPKERIFKGSSKTNFWDVGQGPCGPNTEIFFDRGEKYDPNKIGVKLLKDDIENDRYIEIWNIVFSQFNNDGKNNYTELPRKNIDTGAGFERLVSIFQDSPTNFDNDLFLPIIKEIEKLTGNKFKYDIQAFFSNDPYKLGINTSFKVISDHIRTIVFSISDGVYPSNKDRGYIIRRLIRRSMIHGRKIGIIGGFLSKLVDIVIFIMNEFYPNIINEKKNVIETIIIEENKFLETLNKGYNLIEEIIKKNNSVSAKECLLLFESFGFPIEITKELVDEKNKLIKDSNNKIKIDIKGFNNLLNKSKDLARKSRKDNSAWNPLSFILENLTVQSEFVGYDKEKEISKIVYMYKGELQIDHIKDNTCNVVLDKTPFFATKGGQENDTGYLVAKNGDIFNVIDVKEAKNGQYIHEIVVNGELRIGDEVEACINTDKRRLTMKNHSGTHLIHSAIKNVLGQNCNQIGSFNNDEGFRIDINYKGMPNDDQINKIEKLVNNNIKLNHIREIYYCDLNTAINKYKAISLFNEKYKEEVRVIKFGNFSSELCGGTHVEKTGDIERLVITKVESKGSGVIRFSAITSYETINKFINDKYNHFNLALKDIDNKFELLKNKINKYNLTKIDFSSMEEIISESKKSINERKNYKEIQMLENSMRIIYKKLDSAVNESIDLLLVNKYTNLEPIINNEYNLLNIEANDLNLKNAKILSDLLQNKYDDLILHIYNVKSKIYLVSIGKNLENKYSAIELFKKVNNFNLKGGGNKSLAQGKIV; from the coding sequence ATGAAAAATTTAAAAGCAAATCAAGTTAGGAAAATGTGAATTGATTTTTTTGTGAAAAAAGGTCATTATTTTTTAGAGCCGGTAAGTTTAGTTCCTAATGATGATCCGAGCTTACTATGGATTAATTCCGGGGTTGCAACCCTAAAACCTTTTTTTGAAGGAAGAGAAGAACCGCCACATAAAAATTTAACTAATTATCAAAAATGTATTAGAACAAATGATATTGATAATGTTGGGATAACAGCTAGACATCAAACAATGTTTGAAATGTTGGGCAATTTTTCTATAGGGGGTTATTTTAAAAATGAGGCAATTCATTTTGCATGAGAACTTTTAACAAGTGAAAAATGATTCGGTTTGGATAAAGAAAAACTATTTATAACAGTATTTGAAGAAGACAAAGAGGCGTATGATATTTGAAATAAGGAGTTAAATGTTCCAAAAGAGAGAATTTTTAAAGGTTCATCAAAAACTAACTTTTGGGATGTTGGACAAGGTCCTTGTGGTCCAAATACTGAGATTTTCTTTGATAGGGGAGAAAAATATGATCCTAATAAAATTGGAGTAAAATTATTAAAAGATGACATTGAGAATGATAGATATATTGAAATATGAAATATTGTGTTCTCACAATTTAATAATGATGGAAAAAATAATTATACCGAATTGCCAAGAAAAAATATAGATACAGGCGCCGGTTTTGAAAGACTTGTATCTATTTTTCAAGATTCCCCAACGAATTTTGATAATGACTTGTTTCTTCCAATAATTAAGGAAATTGAAAAATTAACGGGCAATAAGTTTAAATACGATATCCAAGCATTCTTTTCAAATGACCCATATAAGTTGGGTATTAACACCTCTTTCAAAGTAATATCTGATCATATTAGAACTATTGTATTTTCAATAAGTGATGGAGTATACCCCTCTAATAAAGATAGAGGATATATTATAAGAAGACTTATTAGGAGAAGTATGATACACGGAAGAAAAATTGGAATTATTGGAGGATTTTTAAGTAAACTTGTAGATATTGTTATTTTTATAATGAATGAATTTTATCCTAATATAATCAATGAAAAGAAAAATGTTATTGAAACAATTATTATAGAAGAAAACAAATTTTTAGAAACTCTTAATAAGGGTTATAATCTTATAGAGGAAATAATCAAAAAAAATAATTCAGTATCTGCAAAGGAATGTTTACTCCTTTTTGAATCCTTTGGATTTCCAATTGAGATCACAAAAGAATTGGTTGATGAGAAAAATAAATTAATCAAAGATTCTAATAATAAAATAAAGATTGATATTAAAGGATTTAATAATCTATTAAACAAGTCAAAAGATTTAGCAAGAAAATCAAGGAAAGATAATAGTGCATGAAATCCACTCTCATTTATTTTGGAAAATTTAACCGTTCAATCTGAATTTGTTGGATATGATAAAGAAAAAGAAATATCGAAAATAGTTTATATGTACAAAGGTGAGTTGCAAATTGATCATATTAAAGATAATACTTGTAATGTTGTTTTGGATAAAACTCCGTTTTTTGCTACTAAAGGTGGACAAGAAAATGACACAGGTTATTTAGTTGCGAAAAATGGTGATATTTTTAATGTAATTGATGTTAAAGAAGCTAAAAATGGACAGTATATTCACGAAATTGTTGTAAATGGTGAATTAAGAATTGGTGACGAAGTTGAAGCTTGTATTAATACTGATAAGAGAAGATTAACAATGAAAAATCACTCAGGTACACATTTAATACATTCTGCAATTAAGAATGTATTAGGTCAAAACTGTAATCAAATAGGAAGCTTTAACAATGATGAAGGATTTAGAATCGACATAAATTATAAAGGCATGCCAAATGATGATCAAATTAATAAAATTGAAAAACTTGTTAATAATAATATTAAGCTAAATCATATACGGGAAATTTATTACTGTGATTTAAATACTGCAATTAATAAATATAAAGCAATTTCTTTATTTAATGAAAAGTATAAAGAGGAGGTAAGGGTTATAAAATTTGGCAATTTCTCATCTGAGCTTTGTGGTGGAACTCATGTTGAAAAAACGGGTGATATTGAGAGATTGGTTATTACAAAGGTGGAATCAAAAGGAAGTGGTGTTATTAGATTTTCTGCAATAACATCTTATGAAACTATAAATAAATTTATAAATGATAAATATAATCATTTTAACCTAGCGCTAAAAGACATTGATAATAAGTTTGAACTATTAAAAAATAAAATAAATAAATATAATTTAACAAAGATTGATTTTTCTTCGATGGAAGAGATAATTTCAGAATCAAAAAAAAGTATTAATGAACGTAAAAATTATAAAGAAATACAAATGCTGGAAAATTCTATGCGAATAATTTATAAAAAACTTGATTCTGCTGTAAACGAATCAATTGATTTACTATTGGTGAATAAATATACCAATTTAGAACCTATTATAAATAATGAATATAATTTATTGAATATTGAGGCGAATGACCTTAACCTAAAAAATGCCAAAATTTTATCAGATCTTTTGCAAAACAAGTATGATGATTTAATTCTACACATTTACAATGTGAAATCAAAAATATACCTTGTTTCAATTGGAAAAAATCTGGAGAACAAATATAGTGCTATAGAATTATTTAAAAAGGTTAATAATTTTAATTTAAAGGGTGGAGGAAATAAATCTTTAGCCCAAGGAAAGATAGTTTAA
- a CDS encoding beta-phosphoglucomutase family hydrolase, which yields MSKPKLFIFDCDGVISETAELHYLAWKKMMKIFNVDLPFLYLDKFRGVSRPECLQILKKEFSEINFDVYNDDYLLNYKNSAYLEEINNGKAKIYYNTINIIKKARKDNILIGLASISRNSKLILKNVKILKYFDYVVNPKLIKNSKPDPEIFLKVALELNILPTDCIAFEDALVGVQSIKSAGMFCVGIGDKNYLNMAEIVFATPENMNYDQIINLFNNINK from the coding sequence ATGTCTAAACCAAAATTATTTATATTTGATTGTGATGGAGTCATTTCCGAAACTGCAGAATTACACTATTTAGCATGAAAAAAAATGATGAAAATTTTTAATGTGGATTTACCATTTTTGTATTTAGATAAGTTTAGAGGTGTAAGCAGACCTGAGTGCTTGCAAATATTAAAAAAAGAATTTTCGGAAATAAACTTCGATGTATATAACGACGATTATTTACTTAATTATAAAAATAGCGCATACTTAGAAGAAATAAATAACGGTAAAGCAAAAATTTATTATAATACTATAAACATTATTAAGAAAGCTAGAAAAGATAATATATTAATTGGACTAGCTTCAATTAGTAGAAATTCAAAATTAATTTTAAAAAATGTAAAAATCTTAAAATATTTTGATTATGTGGTTAATCCTAAATTAATAAAGAATTCAAAGCCAGATCCGGAAATATTTCTCAAAGTTGCTTTAGAATTAAATATTTTACCAACTGATTGTATAGCTTTTGAGGATGCTTTAGTTGGTGTTCAATCAATAAAATCAGCAGGTATGTTTTGTGTGGGTATTGGAGATAAAAATTATTTAAATATGGCAGAAATTGTATTCGCCACTCCAGAAAATATGAATTATGACCAAATCATAAATTTATTTAATAATATTAATAAGTAA
- a CDS encoding ABC transporter permease → MSSKNEQIKNVEKKNVDFNNNKLNNSKINLFISFKEISILLLKSFFRSPRGPLFMYIVPTFFSWLFYSIYKDYGVSILLSYTLLPCFTILTSLSIAIIEWKNSVFLKRIDGSGIKKSIFLFAIWFNYLIISYSGFTLQILFGVLITKGDFYTQVLKNVNWLVMIFAVTLVSITCIAISTLIGGIINNEGSGTGIVMMVYFLCIFLGGVMIPTSVIETSTFMRILSYIVPLKYAVAIFHYSLGEEVYNSMTNGDFSSIFIPIGVAFAILITLFVATMFTFKWSSKK, encoded by the coding sequence ATGTCTAGTAAAAATGAACAAATAAAAAATGTTGAGAAAAAAAATGTTGATTTCAATAACAACAAATTAAATAATAGCAAAATAAATTTATTTATCTCGTTTAAAGAAATTAGCATTTTATTACTAAAATCTTTTTTTAGAAGCCCTCGCGGACCACTTTTTATGTATATTGTTCCAACATTCTTTAGTTGACTATTTTATTCAATTTATAAAGATTATGGGGTAAGTATTTTACTAAGTTATACACTATTACCGTGTTTTACAATTTTAACATCATTATCAATAGCAATAATCGAATGAAAAAATTCTGTTTTTCTTAAACGAATAGATGGTTCTGGTATAAAAAAATCAATATTTTTATTTGCTATATGATTTAATTATTTAATTATATCTTATTCAGGATTTACGTTGCAAATATTGTTTGGAGTATTAATCACAAAAGGTGATTTTTACACTCAGGTATTAAAGAATGTTAATTGACTAGTAATGATTTTTGCAGTGACACTTGTGTCAATCACTTGTATAGCAATATCTACGCTTATTGGTGGAATTATTAACAATGAGGGAAGTGGAACAGGTATTGTAATGATGGTTTACTTTTTATGTATATTTTTAGGTGGAGTAATGATACCAACATCTGTCATTGAGACATCTACCTTTATGAGGATATTATCATATATAGTTCCACTTAAATATGCGGTAGCAATATTCCACTATTCACTTGGCGAGGAAGTATACAACTCTATGACTAATGGAGATTTTTCAAGTATTTTTATTCCAATTGGAGTTGCATTTGCTATATTAATAACTTTATTTGTTGCAACAATGTTTACATTTAAATGGTCATCAAAAAAATAA
- the rpsL gene encoding 30S ribosomal protein S12 — protein MPTINQLVRRPRKDKTFKTKAPALNRGVNSLKKKVTMISSPQKRGVCTRVATMTPKKPNSALRKYARVRLTNGMEVTAYIPGEGHNLQEHSVVLIRGGRVKDLPGVRYHVIRGTLDTTGVNGRMQARSRYGTKRPKKAA, from the coding sequence ATGCCTACAATTAATCAGTTAGTTAGAAGACCAAGAAAAGATAAAACTTTTAAAACAAAGGCTCCAGCATTAAATAGAGGAGTTAATAGTCTTAAAAAGAAGGTAACTATGATTTCATCACCTCAAAAAAGAGGTGTTTGTACAAGGGTTGCCACAATGACACCTAAAAAACCCAACTCCGCATTAAGAAAATATGCAAGGGTTAGGCTAACAAATGGGATGGAAGTAACTGCATACATCCCCGGTGAAGGACATAACCTTCAAGAACATAGCGTTGTGTTAATACGTGGAGGAAGAGTTAAAGACTTACCTGGGGTAAGATACCATGTGATACGTGGTACATTAGATACAACAGGGGTAAACGGAAGAATGCAAGCGCGTTCTAGATATGGAACAAAGAGACCTAAGAAGGCAGCATAA
- the fusA gene encoding elongation factor G, with product MARDYSLKNTRNFGIMAHIDAGKTTTTERILFHTGRIHKIGETHEGESQMDWMAQEQERGITITSAATTAFWKDHRLNIIDTPGHVDFTVEVERSLRVLDGAVAVLDGQSGVEPQTETVWRQATNYNVPRVVFVNKMDKTGADFIFSVKSIGTRLGAKAAPIQLPIGAEDNFTGIIDLVEMKAYEFDGKPEEVAKEIPIPPDLKKQAEELRAQLIDSAVEYDEKLMEKYLEGIELTIPEIKQAIRKGVISAEFFPVLAGSAFKNKGVKLLLDAVIDYLPTPLDIPSIRGHLMNGGEAERHASDEEPFSALAFKIMTDQFVGKLTFFRVYSGVLEKGSYVYNATKDKKERIGRLLKMHANNREDVDKVFAGDIAAAVGLKDTTTGDTLCDEKNQIILEKMIFPEPVISLALEPKTKADQEKMGIALNKLSEEDPTFRTFTDEETGQTIIAGMGELHLDIIVDRMRREFKVETNVGAPQVSYRETIKLPAKAEGKYIKQSGGRGQYGHVVINFEPNHDKGFEWVDKIVGGKITKEYINAAKQGLINSLDNGVLAGYPMIDVKATIVDGSMHEVDSSEMAYKIAASMALRDAAKKTNPVLLEPIMSVEVTVPDEYYGDVMGNISSKRGLVEGSDVRGNAQTIRSKVPLSEMFGYATELRSFTQGRGNYTMIFSHYAEMPKNLSEEIIKKNAK from the coding sequence ATGGCAAGAGATTATAGTTTAAAAAATACAAGAAATTTTGGAATTATGGCCCATATTGATGCTGGTAAAACCACTACAACAGAAAGAATACTTTTTCACACTGGAAGAATTCATAAAATTGGTGAAACACATGAAGGTGAATCACAAATGGACTGAATGGCTCAAGAACAAGAGAGAGGGATCACAATTACATCTGCTGCAACAACTGCTTTTTGAAAAGATCACCGATTAAATATAATTGATACTCCGGGCCACGTTGACTTTACGGTTGAGGTTGAAAGATCTCTTAGAGTTTTAGATGGTGCTGTTGCAGTTTTAGATGGGCAAAGCGGAGTGGAGCCTCAAACAGAGACTGTTTGAAGACAAGCGACAAATTATAATGTCCCTAGGGTAGTGTTTGTTAATAAAATGGATAAAACAGGAGCAGATTTTATATTTTCTGTAAAATCTATTGGGACTAGATTAGGAGCAAAAGCAGCACCAATTCAGTTGCCAATTGGAGCAGAAGACAATTTTACAGGAATAATTGATCTTGTCGAAATGAAAGCATATGAATTTGATGGTAAACCAGAAGAAGTGGCCAAAGAGATTCCGATTCCACCGGATTTAAAAAAACAAGCCGAGGAGCTTAGGGCACAGCTTATTGATTCAGCTGTTGAATACGACGAAAAATTAATGGAAAAATATCTTGAAGGAATTGAACTCACTATACCAGAAATTAAACAGGCTATTAGAAAAGGTGTAATTTCCGCAGAATTCTTTCCTGTTCTAGCTGGGAGTGCCTTTAAAAATAAAGGTGTTAAATTACTATTAGATGCTGTCATCGATTATCTACCAACCCCATTAGATATTCCGTCAATAAGAGGTCATTTAATGAACGGCGGGGAAGCTGAGAGACATGCTTCAGATGAAGAACCATTTTCAGCATTAGCATTTAAGATTATGACAGACCAATTTGTTGGTAAATTAACATTCTTTAGAGTTTATTCTGGTGTCCTTGAAAAAGGGAGTTATGTTTACAATGCTACAAAGGATAAAAAAGAGAGAATTGGAAGACTCCTTAAAATGCATGCCAATAATAGAGAAGATGTAGATAAAGTATTTGCAGGTGATATTGCAGCCGCTGTTGGTTTGAAAGACACAACAACCGGAGATACACTTTGTGATGAAAAAAATCAAATAATTCTTGAAAAAATGATATTTCCGGAGCCAGTTATTAGCTTAGCTTTGGAGCCAAAAACAAAGGCTGATCAAGAAAAAATGGGTATTGCCCTGAATAAATTATCAGAAGAGGACCCAACATTTAGAACATTTACTGATGAGGAAACTGGTCAAACTATTATTGCGGGTATGGGAGAGCTACACTTAGATATAATAGTTGATAGAATGAGACGTGAATTTAAGGTTGAAACAAATGTTGGAGCACCACAAGTTTCATACCGTGAAACTATAAAGTTACCTGCTAAAGCTGAGGGTAAATACATCAAACAGTCAGGTGGTCGAGGACAATACGGACATGTTGTTATAAATTTTGAACCAAACCATGATAAGGGTTTTGAATGGGTTGATAAGATTGTCGGTGGTAAGATTACAAAAGAATATATTAACGCTGCAAAACAAGGCCTAATAAACTCACTAGATAACGGAGTGCTTGCTGGGTACCCTATGATTGATGTAAAAGCAACAATTGTTGATGGTTCGATGCATGAGGTAGATTCATCTGAAATGGCATATAAAATTGCAGCATCAATGGCACTCCGAGATGCCGCTAAGAAGACAAACCCTGTTTTATTAGAACCAATAATGTCGGTTGAAGTAACTGTGCCAGATGAATATTATGGTGATGTTATGGGGAATATATCTTCAAAAAGAGGATTAGTTGAGGGTTCCGATGTTAGAGGGAACGCACAAACAATAAGATCTAAAGTGCCACTATCTGAAATGTTTGGTTACGCAACAGAGCTTAGATCATTCACACAAGGTAGAGGAAATTACACAATGATTTTTTCACACTATGCAGAAATGCCTAAAAACCTTTCTGAAGAAATAATCAAAAAAAATGCTAAATAA
- the rpsG gene encoding 30S ribosomal protein S7 translates to MRKHQAEKRDVLPDPLYNSKLVTRAINKIMLDGKKGIAQTILYDAFNKIKEKTGLDPKEVFEKAIDNIKPYLELKVRRIGGANYQVPIEVSNERKITLSLRWLINYSRLRNEKEMVDRLANEIIDASNGIGGSVKKREDIHKMAEANKAFAHYRW, encoded by the coding sequence ATGCGTAAACACCAGGCAGAAAAAAGAGATGTTTTACCAGACCCACTATATAATTCAAAATTGGTAACAAGAGCTATCAACAAAATTATGTTAGATGGGAAAAAAGGCATAGCACAAACTATATTATATGACGCTTTTAATAAGATTAAAGAAAAAACGGGATTAGATCCAAAAGAAGTTTTTGAGAAGGCAATAGATAATATAAAACCGTATTTGGAATTAAAAGTTAGAAGAATTGGGGGAGCTAATTACCAAGTACCAATTGAAGTTTCAAATGAGAGAAAAATTACACTATCATTAAGATGGTTAATTAATTATTCTAGATTAAGAAATGAAAAAGAAATGGTAGATAGATTAGCTAATGAAATCATTGATGCATCAAATGGCATTGGTGGTTCTGTTAAAAAACGTGAAGATATCCATAAAATGGCAGAGGCAAACAAAGCATTTGCTCATTATCGTTGGTAA
- a CDS encoding ABC transporter ATP-binding protein: MGENKPIIEIKSINKSFGKKDILDNISLDIYPGERVAILGGNGAGKTTLVDMVSLTTKPTSGTIKINIEGNLKKEIGIQFQEGNWPSGISANDMLKFYKSIYPNFNDEREKYLEEIFEISSFKQSTLNRLSGGQKQRFNAMLAVLNNPKIVILDELTTGLDMKLQFKLIDFFKKSTIEEGQTLLIVSHMPEEVEQLCTRLIIIGDKKVLLDEKTENLFKKKISIRSLMHEYFERGVINV, translated from the coding sequence ATGGGAGAAAATAAACCAATAATTGAAATAAAAAGTATTAATAAAAGCTTTGGTAAAAAGGATATTTTAGATAATATAAGCCTGGACATATATCCCGGTGAAAGAGTTGCAATTCTTGGTGGAAATGGAGCCGGCAAAACTACATTGGTTGATATGGTTTCATTAACTACAAAGCCAACTAGTGGAACAATAAAAATCAATATTGAAGGGAACTTAAAAAAAGAGATAGGAATTCAGTTCCAGGAAGGAAACTGGCCATCAGGAATTTCAGCAAATGATATGTTAAAGTTTTATAAGTCGATTTATCCAAACTTTAATGATGAAAGAGAAAAATATTTAGAAGAAATATTTGAAATTTCATCTTTTAAACAATCAACATTAAACCGTTTATCAGGTGGGCAAAAACAAAGGTTTAACGCCATGTTGGCAGTTTTAAATAATCCAAAAATTGTAATTCTTGATGAATTAACAACTGGATTGGACATGAAATTACAATTTAAGTTAATTGATTTTTTTAAGAAAAGCACAATCGAAGAGGGCCAAACATTATTAATTGTTTCTCATATGCCGGAAGAGGTTGAACAGTTATGTACGAGATTAATAATAATTGGAGATAAAAAAGTTTTATTAGATGAAAAAACAGAAAATTTATTCAAGAAGAAAATATCGATTCGTAGTTTAATGCATGAATATTTTGAAAGAGGTGTCATTAATGTCTAG
- a CDS encoding DNA adenine methylase: MAKSISPITWPGGKSKKWDLIKSFFPSNTSEMYYHEPFFGGGSVGLNSLNEGLFKKYYFNDKNSELMCFWTNISKVNLNEYSFYPNINLKNLDLICRLSEKYIQFLINNNLGFNGLPKSTWTQKRLQQNWNINKFERIQKCALCIYQNRDKIKFSNWDCFFFYDKIKEYEHKKFWYLDPPYFDVETKIYKYNDINSSDLLCLVTNIDRDGGKFLLSINNSDNIKKKFKKFNIVEREWKYTMTNNSKQKACKLGKELFIKNY, encoded by the coding sequence ATGGCTAAATCAATTTCACCAATAACTTGACCTGGTGGAAAATCTAAAAAATGAGATTTAATAAAATCATTTTTTCCAAGTAACACATCTGAAATGTACTACCATGAGCCATTTTTTGGTGGGGGTAGTGTTGGGCTTAATAGTTTAAATGAAGGATTGTTTAAAAAGTATTATTTTAATGACAAAAATAGTGAACTTATGTGTTTTTGAACAAATATTTCAAAGGTAAATTTAAATGAATATTCGTTTTACCCAAATATAAATTTGAAAAATTTAGATCTTATTTGTCGTTTATCAGAAAAATATATACAATTTTTAATTAATAATAATTTAGGTTTTAATGGTCTGCCGAAATCTACATGGACACAAAAAAGATTACAGCAAAATTGAAATATTAACAAATTTGAAAGAATACAAAAATGTGCATTGTGTATCTATCAAAATAGAGATAAAATAAAGTTTAGCAATTGAGACTGTTTTTTCTTTTATGACAAAATTAAGGAATATGAACACAAAAAATTTTGATATTTAGACCCACCGTATTTTGATGTGGAAACAAAAATATATAAATATAATGATATAAATTCATCAGACTTACTTTGTTTGGTAACAAATATAGATAGAGATGGTGGCAAATTTCTATTGTCTATAAATAATAGTGATAATATTAAGAAAAAATTTAAAAAGTTCAACATTGTTGAAAGAGAATGAAAATATACGATGACAAATAATAGTAAGCAAAAAGCTTGTAAATTAGGAAAGGAATTATTTATTAAAAATTATTAG
- the tuf gene encoding elongation factor Tu has protein sequence MAKEQFDRSLPHVNIGTIGHVDHGKTTLTAAITKVLAAKGNAEFQDYADIDNAPEEKERGITINTRHVEYKTDKRHYAHVDCPGHADYVKNMITGAAQMDGAILVVAATDGPMPQTREHILLSRQVGVPAIVVFLNKCDMVDDEELIELVEMEVRDLLSQYEFDGDNTPVIRGSALQALNGDEKWGKQIDELMAAVDSYIPTPKRDKEKTFLMPIEDVFTITGRGTVATGRVERGVIKVNEEVEIVGLLELSKKVVVTGLEMFRKLLDFAEAGDNVGALLRGVDRSEIERGQVLAKPGTIKPHTILKASVYALTQEEGGRHKPFLNKYRPQFYFRTTDVTGEVTLPSGVDMVMPGDNVELEIALIKPIAVEQGTKFSIREGGKTIGAGTVTEIKK, from the coding sequence ATGGCAAAAGAACAATTTGACCGTAGTTTACCCCATGTTAATATTGGTACAATAGGACATGTTGACCATGGGAAAACTACATTAACTGCTGCAATTACAAAAGTATTGGCAGCGAAAGGAAACGCAGAATTTCAGGATTATGCAGATATTGATAATGCACCTGAAGAAAAAGAGCGTGGTATAACAATTAATACAAGACATGTAGAATACAAAACAGATAAAAGACATTACGCCCACGTGGATTGTCCTGGACATGCTGACTATGTTAAAAATATGATTACTGGTGCAGCTCAAATGGATGGGGCAATATTGGTTGTTGCTGCAACTGATGGACCAATGCCTCAAACAAGAGAACACATCCTTTTATCAAGACAAGTTGGCGTGCCAGCAATAGTTGTTTTTTTGAACAAATGTGATATGGTAGACGATGAAGAACTTATCGAACTAGTTGAAATGGAAGTCAGAGATCTACTTAGCCAATATGAATTTGATGGTGATAATACACCTGTTATCCGTGGTTCAGCATTACAAGCGCTTAACGGTGATGAAAAATGAGGAAAACAAATTGATGAATTAATGGCAGCTGTAGACTCATATATACCAACTCCAAAAAGAGACAAAGAAAAAACATTCTTGATGCCAATCGAAGATGTGTTTACCATTACTGGACGTGGAACTGTGGCAACTGGTAGAGTTGAACGAGGTGTTATTAAGGTAAATGAGGAAGTTGAAATAGTTGGTTTATTAGAATTAAGTAAAAAGGTTGTTGTTACCGGACTAGAAATGTTTAGAAAATTACTTGATTTTGCAGAAGCGGGAGATAATGTTGGTGCACTTTTACGTGGTGTAGATAGATCAGAAATCGAACGTGGACAAGTTTTGGCAAAACCCGGAACTATTAAACCACATACAATCTTGAAGGCTTCTGTTTATGCTCTAACACAAGAAGAAGGAGGGCGTCATAAACCCTTTCTAAATAAATATCGCCCACAGTTTTACTTTAGAACAACAGATGTAACTGGTGAAGTTACATTGCCAAGTGGGGTTGATATGGTTATGCCCGGAGATAATGTTGAACTTGAAATAGCATTAATAAAACCTATTGCCGTTGAACAAGGAACTAAATTTTCTATTCGTGAAGGTGGTAAAACCATTGGTGCTGGAACAGTAACTGAAATTAAAAAATAA